In Topomyia yanbarensis strain Yona2022 chromosome 2, ASM3024719v1, whole genome shotgun sequence, one DNA window encodes the following:
- the LOC131686014 gene encoding Golgi resident protein GCP60 isoform X2 encodes MISPDNVELSLRNLSLDNTSNCSGSDNEESKILKWNLPLKDLYRLACNFYKEKSGKAIHLSYEDNLKLVAFTQQAAHGPLDPAKAPPLGMFDVIGKDRRIAWQHLGTITKLQAMEGFIDLLDRLCPLFKPTVEAIKKDREEKVRQAQAEEAHRREQLEKEKEKLVELKRIEDERNREEIQRRQLQDALNQQTYHQFKEYAEKQFPGNPEQQAVLIRQLQNEHYHQYMQQLQAQVASNYSQLRATGDNEVDFSGNQLLDQNASSKEVGQLEYKEQCDSDEESGEYAVINPANMWTKPDVKLFKQEVTSGKGDGVIRVGHGDIITVRVPTHEGGSCLFWEFATDNYDIGFGVYFEWGKPVTTEVSVHVSESDEDDDTLEDDEVCADDLECGGQQQHKQYNNTSSSSPLANSNPISIIVPIYRRECQTEVYAGSHSYPGEGTYLLKFDNSYSLWRSKTLYYKVFYTR; translated from the exons ATGATAAGCCCTGATAATGTGGAACTTTCGCTACGCAACCTATCGCTGGACAATACCAGCAACTGCAGCGGATCCGACAATGAAGAGAGCAAGATCCTCAAATGGAATCTGCCGCTGAAGGATCTCTATCGGCTTGCATGTAATTTCTATAAAG AAAAATCTGGTAAAGCGATACACCTGAGTTATGAAGACAACCTGAAG TTGGTTGCATTCACACAGCAGGCTGCTCACGGTCCGTTGGATCCAGCCAAAGCTCCACCGCTGGGCATGTTTGATGTGATTGGTAAGGATCGACGGATTGCATGGCAACACTTGGGCACCATCACTAAACTACAGGCAATGGAAGGTTTTATCGATCTGCTGGATCGGTTGTGTCCACTGTTCAAACCGACCGTCGAGGCTATCAAGAAGGATCGCGAGGAGAAGGTACGTCAGGCTCAGGCAGAGGAAGCACACCGACGAGAGCAGCTTGAGAAGGAAAAGGAGAAACTCGTTGAACTGAAGCGGATCGAAGACGAACGAAATCGAGAGGAAATTCAACGACGGCAGTTGCAGGATGCTTTGAATCAGCAGACTTACCATCAGTTTAAGGAGTATGCCGAGAAGCAGTTCCCTGGCAATCCGGAGCAACAGGCAGTGCTGATCAGGCAACTGCAGAACGAACATTATCATCAGTATATGCAGCAGTTGCAGGCACAGGTCGCTAGTAATTATTCTCAGTTAAGAGCAACCGGTGACAACGAGGTGGATTTCTCCGGAAATCAGCTGCTGGACCAGAATGCTAGTAGCAAAGAAGTGGGCCAGCTGGAATACAAAGAGCAATGCGATAGTGATGAAGAGTCGGGTG AATATGCCGTAATAAATCCTGCCAACATGTGGACTAAACCGGACGTGAAGCTGTTCAAGCAGGAGGTGACCTCTGGTAAAGGCGATGGGGTGATTCGTGTTGGTCACGGGGATATAATTACG GTTCGAGTTCCAACGCACGAAGGTGGCTCTTGCCTGTTCTGGGAATTTGCTACCGATAACTACGACATCGGTTTCGGTGTCTATTTCGAGTGGGGCAAACCGGTAACCACGGAAGTGTCGGTTCACGTCAGTGAAAGTGACGAAGACGATGACACGCTAGAGGATGATGAAG TTTGCGCCGACGATTTAGAATGCGGTGGTCAACAGCAGCACAAACAATACAACAACACCAGCAGTAGCAGTCCACTGGCCAATTCGAACCCGATTTCTATCATCGTTCCCATCTATCGACGCGAGTGTCAGACAGAAGTATACGCCGGTTCGCACAGTTACCCTGGGGAGGGTACCTATCTACTCAAATTCGATAACAGTTACAGTCTGTGGCGTTCGAAGACGCTGTATTATAAGGTTTTCTATACGCGATAA
- the LOC131686014 gene encoding Golgi resident protein GCP60 isoform X1, with protein MISPDNVELSLRNLSLDNTSNCSGSDNEESKILKWNLPLKDLYRLACNFYKEKSGKAIHLSYEDNLKLVAFTQQAAHGPLDPAKAPPLGMFDVIGKDRRIAWQHLGTITKLQAMEGFIDLLDRLCPLFKPTVEAIKKDREEKVRQAQAEEAHRREQLEKEKEKLVELKRIEDERNREEIQRRQLQDALNQQTYHQFKEYAEKQFPGNPEQQAVLIRQLQNEHYHQYMQQLQAQVASNYSQLRATGDNEVDFSGNQLLDQNASSKEVGQLEYKEQCDSDEESGEYAVINPANMWTKPDVKLFKQEVTSGKGDGVIRVGHGDIITVRVPTHEGGSCLFWEFATDNYDIGFGVYFEWGKPVTTEVSVHVSESDEDDDTLEDDEAVCADDLECGGQQQHKQYNNTSSSSPLANSNPISIIVPIYRRECQTEVYAGSHSYPGEGTYLLKFDNSYSLWRSKTLYYKVFYTR; from the exons ATGATAAGCCCTGATAATGTGGAACTTTCGCTACGCAACCTATCGCTGGACAATACCAGCAACTGCAGCGGATCCGACAATGAAGAGAGCAAGATCCTCAAATGGAATCTGCCGCTGAAGGATCTCTATCGGCTTGCATGTAATTTCTATAAAG AAAAATCTGGTAAAGCGATACACCTGAGTTATGAAGACAACCTGAAG TTGGTTGCATTCACACAGCAGGCTGCTCACGGTCCGTTGGATCCAGCCAAAGCTCCACCGCTGGGCATGTTTGATGTGATTGGTAAGGATCGACGGATTGCATGGCAACACTTGGGCACCATCACTAAACTACAGGCAATGGAAGGTTTTATCGATCTGCTGGATCGGTTGTGTCCACTGTTCAAACCGACCGTCGAGGCTATCAAGAAGGATCGCGAGGAGAAGGTACGTCAGGCTCAGGCAGAGGAAGCACACCGACGAGAGCAGCTTGAGAAGGAAAAGGAGAAACTCGTTGAACTGAAGCGGATCGAAGACGAACGAAATCGAGAGGAAATTCAACGACGGCAGTTGCAGGATGCTTTGAATCAGCAGACTTACCATCAGTTTAAGGAGTATGCCGAGAAGCAGTTCCCTGGCAATCCGGAGCAACAGGCAGTGCTGATCAGGCAACTGCAGAACGAACATTATCATCAGTATATGCAGCAGTTGCAGGCACAGGTCGCTAGTAATTATTCTCAGTTAAGAGCAACCGGTGACAACGAGGTGGATTTCTCCGGAAATCAGCTGCTGGACCAGAATGCTAGTAGCAAAGAAGTGGGCCAGCTGGAATACAAAGAGCAATGCGATAGTGATGAAGAGTCGGGTG AATATGCCGTAATAAATCCTGCCAACATGTGGACTAAACCGGACGTGAAGCTGTTCAAGCAGGAGGTGACCTCTGGTAAAGGCGATGGGGTGATTCGTGTTGGTCACGGGGATATAATTACG GTTCGAGTTCCAACGCACGAAGGTGGCTCTTGCCTGTTCTGGGAATTTGCTACCGATAACTACGACATCGGTTTCGGTGTCTATTTCGAGTGGGGCAAACCGGTAACCACGGAAGTGTCGGTTCACGTCAGTGAAAGTGACGAAGACGATGACACGCTAGAGGATGATGAAG CAGTTTGCGCCGACGATTTAGAATGCGGTGGTCAACAGCAGCACAAACAATACAACAACACCAGCAGTAGCAGTCCACTGGCCAATTCGAACCCGATTTCTATCATCGTTCCCATCTATCGACGCGAGTGTCAGACAGAAGTATACGCCGGTTCGCACAGTTACCCTGGGGAGGGTACCTATCTACTCAAATTCGATAACAGTTACAGTCTGTGGCGTTCGAAGACGCTGTATTATAAGGTTTTCTATACGCGATAA